The proteins below are encoded in one region of Carassius auratus strain Wakin unplaced genomic scaffold, ASM336829v1 scaf_tig00214183_4049273_7079891, whole genome shotgun sequence:
- the LOC113091306 gene encoding cell cycle checkpoint protein RAD17-like, whose translation MFCMNLKFITLDSCLERRLWASKKGKPASKPSERAKGRSNSSKSTDTQDESPAFGGKDASLFLFRALGKILYCKRESYENTQAPKLPSHLTDHQRDKLLVDPELVIERSHMSGEFFNLYLHQNYPDFFSDVEDIAKASEYLSDADFLTAEWSSRSTMLEYGSSVATRGLMHSNSSRAQASSQSTVGFRPFHKPHWLHINKMYRENFLTAQSLFLHFCLTPVCLLTELVPYLAKLTNPMRNKAQIAFIQNVGHLSQKRLPERLRLGALNDKTLAFWMLTVNMKILLLLSP comes from the exons ATGTTCTGCATGAACTTGAAATTCATAACATTAG ACAGTTGTCTGGAGAGAAGACTCTGGGCTTCCAAGAAAGGCAAACCTGCATCAAAACCCAGCGAAAGGGCAAAGGGGAGGAGCAATTCTTCAAAATCAACAGACACGCAGGATGAAAGTCCAGCTTTTGGAGGGAAAGATGCTTCACTTTTCCTGTTCAGAGCTTTAGGGAAAATCCTCTACTGCAAAC GTGAAAGCTATGAAAACACTCAAGCACCCAAGCTTCCTTCACATTTAACAGATCATCAAAGGGACAAACTACTTGTTGATCCAgaa CTTGTCATTGAGCGTTCCCATATGTCTGGTGAATTCTTCAACCTCTACCTGCACCAGAACTACCCTGACTTCTTTTCTGATGTAGAGGATATAGCAAAAGCCAGCGAGTACCTCTCTGATGCAGACTTCCTGACAGCAGAGTGGAGC TCAAGGTCGACCATGTTGGAATATGGCTCATCGGTGGCCACTAGAGGCCTTATGCACTCAAACTCTTCTCGAGCACAAGCCAGCAGCCAGTCCACTGTTGGATTCAGGCCTTTTCATAAACCACATTGGCTACACATAAACAagatg TATAGAGAGAATTTCCTGACTGCTCAGTCGCTCTTCTTACATTTCTGCCTTACTCCTGTGTGCCTCCTGACAGAACTGGTGCCTTATCTTGCAAAGCTCACCAACCCAATGAGAAATAAAG CTCAAATAGCCTTCATTCAGAATGTTGGCCATCTTTCTCAAAAGAGGCTTCCTGAAAG GCTGAGACTCGGAGCACTTAATGACAAAACCTTGGCGTTCTGGATGCTGACAGTGAACATGAAGATTCTTCTACTGCTCAGTCCCTGA
- the LOC113091307 gene encoding adenylate kinase isoenzyme 6: MRIMKRPNILLTGTPGVGKTTLGKELAQRTGLTYVNVGDLAQEGQLFDGFDEEYQCPILDEDRVVDELEDKMGDGGIIIDYHGCDFFPERWFHIVFVLRTDNTSLYNRLESRGYTGKKLQDNVQCEIFQTIYEEAMEAYKEEIVHQLPSNTPEDLERNLEQIVQWIEQWMKDNN; the protein is encoded by the exons ATGAGAATCATGAAGAGACCAAACATCCTTCTCACAG GAACCCCTGGTGTAGGAAAGACCACTCTGGGCAAAGAGCTGGCTCAGAGAACAGGACTAACCTATGTGAATGTTGGTGATTTGGCACAGGAGG GTCAGTTGTTCGATGGATTTGATGAAGAATACCAGTGTCCTATTTTGGATGAGGACAGG gtTGTGGATGAGCTGGAGGACAAAATGGGAGATGGAGGCATCATTATTGATTACCATGGCTGTGATTTCTTTCCTGAACGCTGGTTTCACATTGTTTTTGTCCTCCGCACCGATAACACCAGTCTCTACAATCGTCTTGAAAGCAG AGGATACACGGGAAAGAAACTCCAGGACAATGTGCAGTGTGAGATTTTCCAGACTATCTATGAGGAAGCCATGGAAGCCTACAAGGAGGAGATAGTCCACCAGCTCCCCAGTAACACTCCTGAGGACCTGGAGAGGAATCTGGAACAAATTGTTCAGTGGATTGAACAATGGATGAAAGACAACAATTGa
- the LOC113091357 gene encoding occludin: MPKKSSRPHAHGGRHHHRSTHRTASYHPDEMLHFYRWTSPPGVMKILCIIIIILCVAMFACIASTLAWDYDASAMGLGSLGMGYGSSYGSGAYGGSGISGSGGGGVGGYGYGGGTYMDPKSGKGFIISLAAITFIAVLIIFILAVSRQNAAQSPSFYLASIIISAILAVLMFIATIVYLVAVNPTAQSSGSMMYTQMLQMCAQYQNQDQPSGIFINQYLYHYCVMEPEEVIAVVLGVLVVIGLIILLVFAVKTRGQIRRYGRERVLWYDVKTINSGLTSRGIGEWVNNVSGYPEAFVKDHNDRFSVAQPMVHSQKPIYLPRGSDLTSSLSGMKGKLRDYEPESGDELDTGYESEYPPIINEQERIEYKREFDRDHIEYKRLQAELDDVNQGLAEADREMHRSQEGSPQFMDAMNVYNRLKSLKKSADYRMKRKRCKQLKTKLSLIKRRVSDYDHRQ; this comes from the exons ATGCCGAAAAAATCAAGTCGTCCTCATGCACATGGTGGCAGACA TCATCACCGATCCACCCATCGCACAGCTTCTTACCACCCTGATGAAATGCTTCACTTTTACCGCTGGACATCACCCCCGGGTGTCATGAAGATTTtgtgcatcatcatcatcattttgtgTGTTGCTATGTTTGCCTGCATAGCCTCCACACTGGCATGGGACTATGATGCCAGCGCCATGGGCCTTGGGAGTCTCGGGATGGGCTATGGAAGCAGTTATGGCAGTGGAGCGTATGGCGGTAGTGGGATTAGTGGAAGTGGGGGTGGGGGTGTTGGAGGCTACGGCTATGGAGGCGGCACATACATGGATCCGAAATCAGGCAAGGGCTTCATCATCTCACTCGCTGCAATCACCTTTATTGCTGtgctcatcatcttcatcctggCAGTGTCGAGACAGAACGCTGCACAGTCTCCCTCATTCTACCTGGCCTCCATCATTATTAGTGCCATCCTGGCTGTACTGATGTTCATCGCCACCATTGTGTACCTGGTCGCTGTTAACCCCACTGCTCAATCATCTGGATCCATGATGTATACTCAAATGTTGCAAATGTGTGCACAATATCAGAACCAAGATCAGCCCTCTGGGATCTTCATCAATCAATATTTATACCACTACTGTGTAATGGAGCCTGAAGAG GTCATTGCTGTAGTTCTTGGGGTTCTGGTTGTTATCGGACTGATCATCCTACTTGTATTCGCTGTGAAGACCCGAGGGCAGATCAGGAGATACGGCAGAGAGCGTGTTCTGTGGTATGATGTGAAGACCATCAACAGCGGTCTTACATCTAGAGGCATCGGAGAATGG gtAAATAATGTGTCTGGATACCCAGAGGCTTTTGTCAAAGACCACAATGACCGATTCAGTGTTGCACAGCCAATGGTACACAGCCAGAAGCCAATTTACCTTCCAAG gGGCTCTGACTTGACAAGCTCTTTAAGTGGAATGAAGGGCAAACTGAGAGACTATGAGCCTGAGTCTGGAGATGAGCTGGACACTGGCTATGAAAG TGAGTATCCTCCCATCATTAATGAGCAGGAGAGGATTGAGTACAAGAGAGAGTTTGACCGAGACCACATTGAGTACAAGCGTCTTCAGGCTGAGCTAGATGATGTTAATCAGGGCTTGGCAGAAGCAGATCGAGAGATGCACCGCTCACAGGAAGGCAGCCCACAGTTCATG GATGCCATGAATGTATACAACAGGCTCAAAAGTTTGAAGAAG TCTGCAGACTATCGGATGAAAAGGAAAAGATGTAAACAGCTGAAGACAAAACTGTCCTTGATCAAAAGAAGAGTCAGCGACTATGACCACAGACAATAA
- the LOC113091305 gene encoding MARVEL domain-containing protein 2-like, whose product MSFGNGPAPHFDWVRNMPQYDEVPIGSMPWGQHAPYPIGGEVAASSYGSLPPPPPPLPENPPVGQDFYPSDVEDQVDDAMDIKPIRRFIPDSVKNFFRASGNQGSNKWTFPPPPPEVNTTTGGVPCSPPHSRAPSPTAPSSYLDPYGGSGGSYNSRKEQAVLLGEPLESVSGRSLQTAMTYSEKVEEYNQRYAYMKSWAGLLRILGCAELLLGAAVFACVCAYVHKDNEWFNMFGYSMHQTYGGGYGGSAMGGMYGGTGSSYSGPLTPFVIVVAGIAWIGTIILLVLGVTMYYRTILLDSSWWPITECVINLTLALLYLSAAIVYVRDTVRGGLCYYPHFNAGPNAGFCRTEAGQNAAIIFLFLNMLLYLVGAGVCLKLWRHEAARMRRERMSQDFKSEGLPLNLIGAGSSVSVPIHTAPVMASPESYDGIPVNPVMMEPEILRGHIPAGHIPKPVVIADYVAKYPTIRSDEEKERYKAVFNDQYAEYKELHAEVQILTQKFEEMDILMRSLPQHPSTQMEQERVNSIIHEFNRKKADPTYQEKRERCEYLKSKLAHIKLKIQEYDKVMDWNDGYS is encoded by the exons ATGTCTTTTGGAAACGGGCCAGCGCCCCACTTTGATTGGGTCCGCAATATGCCTCAGTATGATGAGGTGCCCATCGGCTCCATGCCGTGGGGTCAGCATGCTCCTTACCCAATTGGTGGTGAAGTAGCAGCATCCAGCTATGGCAGtttaccaccaccaccaccaccacttcCCGAAAACCCTCCTGTTGGTCAGGATTTCTACCCGAGTGATGTTGAAGACCAGGTGGATGATGCCATGGACATCAAACCCATCCGACGCTTCATTCCAGACTCTGTGAAGAACTTCTTCAGAGCCAGTGGCAATCAAGGCAGCAATAAATGGACCTTTCCACCACCACCACCTGAAGTGAACACCACCACCGGAGGTGTCCCATGCTCTCCTCCACACTCACGTGCACCGTCACCTACAGCCCCCAGCTCTTACCTAGACCCTTATGGAGGGTCTGGAGGCAGCTACAATTCAAGGAAGGAGCAGGCAGTTTTATTGGGGGAGCCGCTGGAATCAGTTTCTGGACGCTCTTTGCAGACGGCTATGACTTATAGTGAGAAGGTGGAGGAGTACAATCAGCGCTACGCATATATGAAATCCTGGGCCGGACTTCTGCGCATTTTAGGATGCGCAGAGTTGCTTTTGGGGGCTGCTGTTTTTGCGTGCGTCTGTGCATACGTGCACAAAGATAATGAGTGGTTTAATATGTTTGGTTACTCCATGCATCAGACGTATGGGGGAGGGTATGGGGGATCAGCAATGGGTGGGATGTATGGAGGAACTGGGAGTTCCTACTCCGGACCCTTGACTCCTTTTGTTATTGTGGTGGCTGGAATTGCCTGGATAGGGACTATCATTCTATTAGTGTTAGGAGTGACCATGTATTATCGTACTATTCTACTAGACTCCAGCTGGTGGCCAATCACAGAGTGTGTGATAAACTTGACATTAGCATTGCTCTACTTGTCAGCTGCAATCGTGTATGTGCGAGACACAGTCCGTGGAGGTCTCTGCTATTATCCACATTTCAACGCTGGGCCCAATGCGGGGTTCTGCCGAACTGAGGCTGGGCAGAATGCTGCCATCATCTTTCTCTTCCTCAACATGCTGTTGTATCTTGTGGGAGCTGGCGTGTGTCTTAAGCTGTGGAGACATGAAGCTGCAAGGATGCGCAGAGAGAGAATGAGTCAAGAT tttaaatCAGAAGGACTTCCGCTCAATTTG ATTGGTGCCGGCTCAAGTGTCTCTGTGCCTATCCACACTGCTCCAGTAATGGCCAGTCCAGAATCTTATGATGGCATACCTGTCAACCCAGTTATGATGGAACCAGAGATCTTAAGGGGTCATATTCCTGCTGGCCACATCCCCAAACCTGTGGTCATTGCAGACTATGTGGC GAAATATCCCACCATCCGGTCTGATGAGGAGAAGGAGCGATACAAGGCTGTGTTTAATGATCAATATGCAGAATATAAAGAGTTGCATGCTGAAGTTCAAATCTTAACACAGAAGTTTGAGGAAATGGATATTCTGATGAGAAGTCTACCACAGCATCCTTCGACCCAAATG GAGCAAGAGAGAGTCAATAGCATTATTCATGAGTTTAACAGAAAAAAGGCT GACCCAACGTACCAGGAGAAAAGGGAGAGATGTGAATATCTGAAGAGCAAACTTGCACACATAAAGCTGAAAATTCAGGAGTATGACAAAGTCATGGACTGGAATGATGGTTACAGTTaa
- the LOC113091277 gene encoding endoplasmic reticulum aminopeptidase 1-like: MPRFVLLVSLVVLPVHLWAAVTQEHASFPTSVNGEPFPWNKMRLPDTVSPLHYHLLIHPNLTSLDFTGWVQIQIEVHENTRNIILHSKDLHVYNARLLGSDIGQPQALKVLEYPYFQQIALISDNALLKRGHVYSVELEFAANLSESFHGFYKSTYRTSKGDVRAVASTQFEPTSARAAFPCFDEPAFKANFSIRIRREAKHIALSNMPKLKTLELPDGLFEDQFDVSVKMSTYLVAYIVSDFVSISKMSQHGVQISVYAVPEKIDQAEFALDAAVKLLDFYDDYFDIPYPLPKQDLAAIPDFQSGAMENWGLTTYRESALLFDPHKSSASDKLGITMIIAHELAHQWFGNLVTMQWWNDLWLNEGFAKFMEFVSVNITNPELQVEDYFLGKCFEAMEVDSLSSSHPVSTPVENPAQIQEMFDDVSYDKGACILNMLREFLTPDDFKLGIVRYLKRYSYQNTVNSNLWESLTNVCESDGLDEGRLKGDESCRHTVSHSGASKWHSEDELDVKAMMETWTLQEGFPLITVEVRGREVRLSQERYLKSDDLSQTSSFLWHVPLTYITSGSTTVHRFLLKTKTDVLYLPEEVDWIKFNVDMSGYYIVHYEGSGWDDLIMLLKHNHTALSSNDRASLINNAFQLVSVGKLPLDKALDLTLYLSKETEIMPVTQGFSELVPLYKLMEKRDMVELENQMKGYILQLFRKLIDQQLWTDDGSVSQRMLRSYLLMFGCVRGHPPCVRTATHLFNQWRDSDGNMSLPNDVLMAVFSVGARTEDGWEFLFEKYKESMYVSMKSRIKMALTTSPLDHKLKWMMEQSLLGEVMKTQDLPYVVTSVSKNPKAYKHAWDFLKANWDALIKKFDLGSHSVAHMVVGVTNQYSTREMLAEVRSFFTSLRAETGADQRCIQQALENIEENIRWMDKNLPLLKAWLHRHQEQHKNTEL, encoded by the exons ATGCCTCGCTTTGTTCTGCTTGTGAGTCTCGTAGTTCTGCCTGTTCACCTTTGGGCTGCAGTCACTCAAGAGCACGCTTCATTCCCCACATCAGTCAATGGAGAACCATTCCCATGGAACAAAATGAGACTTCCAGACACAGTATCTCCACTTCATTACCACCTCCTTATCCACCCCAACCTTACAAGTTTAGACTTTACAGGATGGGTGCAGATCCAAATTGAGGTCCATGAAAACACCAGGAATATCATACTGCACAGCAAGGATCTTCATGTCTATAATGCAAGGTTGCTAGGTTCAGACATAGGTCAGCCACAGGCCCTGAAGGTGCTAGAGTACCCATACTTCCAGCAGATTGCACTTATATCTGATAATGCACTTCTGAAGAGGGGTCATGTATATTCAGTTGAACTGGAGTTTGCCGCCAACCTCTCTGAAAGCTTTCATggattttacaaaagcacataccGCACCAGCAAAGGAGACGTCAG GGCTGTGGCCTCCACACAGTTTGAGCCGACTAGTGCCCGGGCGGCCTTTCCCTGTTTTGATGAACCTGCCTTCAAAGCAAACTTTTCCATACGGATTCGCAGAGAGGCAAAGCATATTGCCCTCTCAAACATGCCTAAG CTCAAAACATTAGAGCTACCAGACGGCCTGTTTGAGGACCAGTTTGATGTGAGTGTAAAGATGAGCACATACCTGGTGGCCTATATCGTCTCGGACTTTGTGTCTATCAGCAAGATGAGTCAACATGGAGTCCAG ATTTCAGTGTATGCTGTGCCAGAGAAGATCGACCAGGCAGAGTTTGCTCTGGATGCTGCAGTGAAGCTGCTCGACTTTTATGATGACTACTTTGACATTCCGTACCCTCTACCCAAACAGG ATCTTGCTGCTATCCCCGACTTCCAGTCTGGAGCGATGGAGAACTGGGGTCTGACCACCTACCGTGAATCAGCCCTTCTTTTTGACCCACACAAGTCTTCTGCTTCTGACAAGCTGGGTATCACGATGATCATCGCTCATGAACTGGCCCATCAG TGGTTTGGTAACCTAGTGACCATGCAGTGGTGGAATGATCTGTGGCTGAATGAAGGTTTTGCCAAGTTCATGGAGTTCGTGTCTGTTAACATCACCAATCCTGAACTGCAAGTT GAGGATTATTTCTTGGGGAAGTGTTTCGAGGCGATGGAGGTAGACTCCTTAAGCTCCTCTCACCCAGTGTCCACACCGGTGGAGAACCCTGCTCAGATACAGGAAATGTTTGATGACGTTTCCTATGACAAG GGGGCTTGTATTCTGAACATGCTGAGAGAGTTTCTGACCCCGGATGACTTCAAATTGGGCATTGTGAGATACCTAAAACGCTACAGTTACCAGAATACGGTCAATAGTAACCTGTGGGAAAGTCTGACCAAT GTGTGTGAATCTGATGGGCTGGATGAGGGCAGACTGAAGGGTGATGAATCTTGCCGGCACACGGTCTCACACTCTGGAGCTTCT AAATGGCACTCTGAGGATGAGCTGGATGTTAAGGCTATGATGGAGACATGGACATTGCAGGAGGGCTTTCCACTCATTACGGTGGAGGTCAGAGGTCGTGAAGTCAGACTAAGTCAAGAGCGTTACCTCAAGAGTGATGACCTCTCACAAACATCTAG CTTTCTGTGGCACGTTCCATTGACTTACATTACCAGCGGCTCAACCACAGTGCACCGCTTCCTGCTCAAGACTAAAACAG ACGTGCTGTATCTGCCAGAGGAGGTGGACTGGATCAAGTTTAATGTGGACATGAGTGGATATTACATTGTGCACTATGAGGGTTCTGGCTGGGATGACCTCATCATGCTACTCAAGCACAATCACACGGCGCTCAGCAGCAATGACCGGGCCAGCCTCATCAACAACGCCTTCCAGTTGGTCAG TGTTGGGAAGCTTCCCCTGGATAAGGCCTTAGACCTAACCCTGTATCTAAGCAAAGAAACTGAGATTATGCCAGTGACCCAGGGCTTCAGTGAGCTTGTGCCTCTGTACAAACTGATGGAGAAGAGAGACATGGTGGAGCTGGAGAATCAGATGAAG GGCTACATACTGCAGCTGTTCAGGAAGCTCATCGACCAGCAGTTGTGGACTGATGATGGCTCTGTGTCTCAGAGGATGCTGCGCAGCTACCTCCTCATGTTTGGCTGTGTGCGGGGTCATCCTCCCTGTGTCAGAACCGCTACACACCTCTTCAACCAGTGGAGGGACTCAGATGGCAATATGAG TCTTCCCAATGACGTGCTTATGGCTGTGTTTTCTGTTGGCGCCCGGACTGAGGATGGCTGGGAGTTCCTGTTTGAGAAGTACAAGGAGTCCATGTATGTCTCGATGAAGAGCAGGATAAAGATGGCCCTCACGACCAGCCCTCTCGATCACAAGCTAAAATG GATGATGGAGCAGAGTCTGCTGGGAGAGGTGATGAAGACTCAGGATCTTCCATATGTTGTGACTTCAGTCAGTAAAAATCCTAAGGCTTACAAGCACGCATGGGACTTTTTAAAAGCTAACTGGGACGCTCTAATAAAGAA GTTTGATCTTGGCTCACACTCTGTTGCACACATGGTGGTAGGAGTGACCAACCAGTATTCCACCAGAGAAATGCTAGCTGAG GTTCGTAGTTTCTTCACTTCCTTGCGGGCTGAGACTGGAGCAGACCAGAGATGTATTCAGCAAGCCCTGGAGAACATTGAAGAGAACATTCGCTGGATGGACAAGAACCTCCCCTTACTGAAGGCCTGGCTGCACAGACACCAGGAGCAGCACAAAAATACAGAGCTGTGA